The Oceanidesulfovibrio indonesiensis genomic sequence CAGGGAGTCTGTGACCGGGCCCTTGTACGGGACGCGGCCCACGATGCCCTCAGGCACGAGCTTGCCGCCGCCTTCCTCGGCCTTGTCCTGGAAGTAGCGGTCCTTGGAGCCTTCCTTCATGGCGTCGATGGAGCCCATGCCGCGGTATATCTTGTACCGGCGGCCCTGATAGAGGATGGTTTCGCCCGGGCTCTCGTCCGTGCCGGCGAAGAGGGATCCGATCATCACGCAGTCCGCGCCGGCGGCAATGGCCTTGACCACGTCGCCGGAGAACTTGATGCCGCCGTCGGCGATGATATGCTTGCCCACCTCGCGAGCAGCGCGGGTGGATTCCATGATGGCCGTGACCTGCGGCACGCCCACGCCCGCAACGATGCGGGTGGTGCAGATGGAGCCGGGGCCGATACCCACCTTGACCGTGTCGGCGCCGGCCTTGAGCACGGCGCGAGCGCCTTCGTAGGTGCCCACGTTGCCGGCCACGAGCTGGCAGTCGGGGAAGGTGGAGCGAACGGCCTCGATGGCGCGCAGGATGTTTCTGGAATGGCCGTGGGCCGAATCCACCACGAGGAAATCCACGCCGGCTTTGAGCAGAGCGTCGGCCCGGGCTTCGCCTTCCGGTCCCACGCCGATGGCGGCGCCGACGCGCAGGCGGCCTTTGGGGTCCTTGCAGGACTGTGGGTACTTCTTGATTTTTTCAATATCCTTGATGGTGATGAGGCCGGAAAGCTTGCCGTCCTTGTCGACCACGAGGAGCTTTTCGATGCGGTTTTCGTGCAGGTGGGCTTTGGCCTGCTCCAGGGTTGTGCCCACGGGCACGGTAACGAGCCTGTCAGCGGTCATCACGTCCGCGACCTTGAGGTCCATGTCGGAGACGAAGCGGACGTCGCGGTTTGTAAGGATGCCTACGAGCTGGTCGCCCTTGACCACGGGCAGTCCGGAAATGCTGTACTCGGCCATGATCTCGAGCGCCTGGCCCACGGTGAGATCGGGTTCGATGGTCACGGGGTCGACGATCATCCCGGACTCGGACTTCTTGACCTTCTCCACCTCGATGCGCTGCTTATCGATGGTCATGTTCTTGTGGATCACGCCCACGCCGCCGGCGCGCGCCATGGAAATGGCGAGACCGGACTCGGTAACCGTGTCCATGGCAGCGGAGAGCAGGGGCACGTTCAGGGAGATATCCTGCGTGAGTTGGGTGGATACGTCCACGGTGTCCGGAAGGACTTCCGAGTACGCGGGTTGGAGCAACACGTCGTCGAATGTATAGCCTTTGCCGAGAACCTTTTCCATGAGTCGTATTCCTTGGTTTGCCGTCCGGGCTAATCGAGGCCCAGGTAGGCGGCTCTGACTTGCGGGTTCGCCGTGAGTTCGGCCGAGGTCCCTTCCAGGTGGACGGTGCCTGTGGTGAGCACGTAGCCGCGGTGCGCGATCTGCAACGCCATCTGGGCGTTCTGCTCCACGAGCAGCACGGTCGTCCCTTCCTGGTTGATGGATTGGATGACCTCGAAAATATTCTCCACCACGATGGGCGCAAGGCCCAGCGAGGGTTCGTCCAACAACAACAGTTTTGGCCGGGCCATGAGCGCCCGACCGATGGCCAGCATCTGCTGCTCGCCGCCGGAAAGCGTGCCTCCGGGCTGTTTGCGCCGCTCTGCCAGGATGGGAAAGAGCTCGTAAGCGCGCTCTTCGTCCGAGGCTATGCCGCCAGCGTCGTTGCGCAGATATGCTCCCATCATCAGGTTTTCACGCACGGAGAGGCGGGGGAAGATCATCCGGCCTTCGGGAACCTGGGTGATGCCCCGCGCCACAATTTTCTCCGAGGGCAGCTTGGTGATGTCCTCGCCGAGAAAGGTGATGGCGCCCCGGCGCGGTTTGTATACGCCGGAAAGGGACATGAGCGTCGTTGTCTTGCCGGCGCCGTTGGCTCCGATGAGGCAGACGATCTCCTTCTCCCTGATCTTCAGGGAGACGCCTTTCAGGGCGTGAATCGAGCCATAATACGTATGGATGTCGTTAATCTCAAGCATCGGCTGCCCCCCGTCCGAGATACGCTTCGATGACCTTCGGATCGTCCTTGATGTCCTGCGGCTGGCCGTCGGCGATCTTGGTTCCATGGTCCAGAACCACGATCGAGGAGCAGATGGACATGACGAGCTTCATGTCGTGTTCGATGAGCAGCACAGTGACGTCCTGTTCGAGAATGGCGAAGATGAGCTCCTTGAGCTCCGCCGTTTCTCTGGGGTTCATGCCGGCGGCTGGTTCGTCAAGCAGCAGCAGGGAGGGCTCCGTGGAGAGCGCGCGGGCAATCTCCAGCCGGCGCTGATCGCCATAGGAAAGCGAGTGGGCGCGCTCCAGAGCGTGGCGCGTAAGTCCAACGAACTCCAGCCAGCGCATGGAGGCGTCCACGATCTCCTGCTCTTCGCGCTTGTGTGACTTTGTGCGCAATACCGCGCCCAGGAAGTTGGACTTGGTGCGCGGATGGCGGCCTATACGCACGTTGTCCAGCACGGTGAGCTCGGAAAACAGCCGGATGTTCTGGAACGTCCGTGCGATGCCGAGTTCCGTGACCTTCTCCGGCTTCTTGCCGTTGATGCGCACGGCGTCCATGTTCCGCCTTGGGGAGGAGAGCATGATGTCGCCCGAGGTGGGCTTGTATACGCCGGTGACGCAGTTGAAGAGGGTGGTCTTGCCGGCGCCGTTGGGGCCGATGAGTCCCTTGATGGTCCTGGGCTCGATGGAGAAGCTTACATCGTTCAGGGCCATAAGTCCCCCGAACCGCTTGGACATGTTCTTTATTTCGAGGATCGGTTGCATGACGAATTACGATCAGGCTGTTGCCCGTTCACGGTCGAGGCGCTTCTTCAGGTCCTTGATCACCGGGTTGTCCATGCCGGTGGCGGCGATGCGCGGCAGGAATCCAGAGGGCTTGAAGCGCATGATGAGGATCATGATCAGTCCATAGAAAAGGAAGCGCGTTTCCACGGGCAGCCCGAGTTCCGGGAGCACCACGCGCAGCACTTCGCCAAGGGCCACCAGGATGGTCGCGCCGATGAGCGCGCCGTTGATGTTGCCCAGACCGCCCAGCACCACCATGCACAGCACCAGGAAGGATTCCCAGAACTTGAACATGTCCGGCGAGAGGAACAGGGTCCAGCGTGCGAAGAAACAGCCGCCCACGGCGCCGATGCCGGCGGAGATGGCGAAGGCGATGACCTTGTAGTTGAGGATGTTCACGCCGCAGCTGGACGCGGCCAGGGGGTCTTCGCGTATGGCGTACCAGGCGCGCCCCAGCCGGGAATCCTCCAGCCGGCGCAGTATGGCGTAGACCGCAAGGACCAGGAGCATGGCGAGGAAGTAGTAGGGCGTCTCGCCGTCGAACATGTAGTACCAGTCCCAGGCGGGGTTGAGCGCCTTGGAGATGAAGGAAAGGTCGATGGTGACGGGATCGATGCCGGGCAGCCCCAGGGGGCCGCGGGTGAGCCAGATTTCGTTGGTCAGAAAGAGCACCACGAGTTCGGAAAACCCGAAGGTTACGATGGCGAAGTAGTCCCCGGTGAGCCGCAGCGTGGGCGCGCCGAGCAGAACGCCCCACAACGCTCCGTTGAGCGCGGCCAGCGGTACGATGACCCAGAAAGAGAGCCCGTAATGGATGGTCAGCAGCCCGGCGGTGTATGCGCCGATGCCGTAGAACCCGACGAAGCCGAGGTCCAGCAGGCCGCAGAATCCCGGCACGATGTTCAGGCCCATGGCCAGGATCATGTAGACCATCACCAGGGTGAGCACGTGCAGCGCGTACTCCGAGGCAAATGGCAGGAACGGAAAGAGGCAGGCCGCGGCGAGGATGGGAAGTGCGATCTTCAGCTTCATGGCTCTACCCTAAGCCTTGTCCACCAGGGCTTTGCCCAGAATTCCAGAGGGACGGAAGATGATCACCGCTATCAATACCGCGTAGGCCACGCCGTCCCTGTACAGGGAGGAGACGTAGCCCGCGCCGAGCGCTTCGGCGATGCCGAGAACGATGCCGCCGAACATGGCGCCGGGCACGGAGCCGATGCCGCCCAGCACAGCTGCGGCGAAGGCCTTGACGCCGGCCACGTAGCCCATGGTGGGGTAGAGGGTATTGTAGAACAGCGCCACCAGGATGCCGGCCATGGCGCCCATGGCCGAGCCCAGCACGAAAGTGAAGGAGATCACCCGGTTCACGTTGATGCCCATGAGCTGGCAGCACGTCCTGTTCTGCGCGAGGGCGCGCATGGCGGTGCCCACGCGCGTCTTCGAGATGATCAGGAAGAGGCCGATCATCATGGAGAAGGTGATTCCGAAAATGAAGAGATGCAGCCAGGTGATGGTCACGTCGCTAAAGGCGAAGGCCTGCTCGGAGAAGAATGCCGGAACAGCCTCCTGCGGGAAGGCGCGGGGGCGGCTGCCCCAGATGACCATGGCCAGGTTCTGCAGAAAGATGGACATGCCGATGGCCGTGATGAGCGCCGCGAGTCTATGCGCTTTCCGTATAGGTCGGTAGGCGAAGATGTCGATCGCGATGCCCAGGAGCGCGCAACAGATCATGGCGCAGGGAATAGCGACCCACAAAGGAAGGCCGACCACCGTGATGAACGAGACGCAGAAGAACGCGCCGAGCATGTATATTTCGCCGTGGGCGAAGTTGATGAGCTCAATGACGCCGTAGACCATGGTGTAGCCGACAGCGATGAGTGCGTAGATGACGCCAAGGGTGAGACCGTTTACGAGCTGCTGTTCGAGCACTGTAGTATTGGGGGCTTGGCGCGACCGGCGGCGAAGAAAACAGGCTGGGTCCGAAGACCCAGCCTGCATGTATCGCTCGATACCGTGACGCGTGGTTAGTTGAGTTGCTCAGGAGCCGGGATGAACTCGCCGTCCTTGACCATCTTGACGTAGGCGGCCTTCTGGGCGTCGCCGTGTTCGTCGAAGTAGGTCAGACCGGTCACGCCCTGGTAGCCCTTCTCCG encodes the following:
- a CDS encoding ABC transporter ATP-binding protein — encoded protein: MQPILEIKNMSKRFGGLMALNDVSFSIEPRTIKGLIGPNGAGKTTLFNCVTGVYKPTSGDIMLSSPRRNMDAVRINGKKPEKVTELGIARTFQNIRLFSELTVLDNVRIGRHPRTKSNFLGAVLRTKSHKREEQEIVDASMRWLEFVGLTRHALERAHSLSYGDQRRLEIARALSTEPSLLLLDEPAAGMNPRETAELKELIFAILEQDVTVLLIEHDMKLVMSICSSIVVLDHGTKIADGQPQDIKDDPKVIEAYLGRGAADA
- the guaB gene encoding IMP dehydrogenase, with product MEKVLGKGYTFDDVLLQPAYSEVLPDTVDVSTQLTQDISLNVPLLSAAMDTVTESGLAISMARAGGVGVIHKNMTIDKQRIEVEKVKKSESGMIVDPVTIEPDLTVGQALEIMAEYSISGLPVVKGDQLVGILTNRDVRFVSDMDLKVADVMTADRLVTVPVGTTLEQAKAHLHENRIEKLLVVDKDGKLSGLITIKDIEKIKKYPQSCKDPKGRLRVGAAIGVGPEGEARADALLKAGVDFLVVDSAHGHSRNILRAIEAVRSTFPDCQLVAGNVGTYEGARAVLKAGADTVKVGIGPGSICTTRIVAGVGVPQVTAIMESTRAAREVGKHIIADGGIKFSGDVVKAIAAGADCVMIGSLFAGTDESPGETILYQGRRYKIYRGMGSIDAMKEGSKDRYFQDKAEEGGGKLVPEGIVGRVPYKGPVTDSLYQLVGGLRSGMGYTGCQSIQSLQEDARFVEISPAGLRESHVHDVIITKEAPNYRVENF
- a CDS encoding ABC transporter ATP-binding protein, with the translated sequence MLEINDIHTYYGSIHALKGVSLKIREKEIVCLIGANGAGKTTTLMSLSGVYKPRRGAITFLGEDITKLPSEKIVARGITQVPEGRMIFPRLSVRENLMMGAYLRNDAGGIASDEERAYELFPILAERRKQPGGTLSGGEQQMLAIGRALMARPKLLLLDEPSLGLAPIVVENIFEVIQSINQEGTTVLLVEQNAQMALQIAHRGYVLTTGTVHLEGTSAELTANPQVRAAYLGLD
- a CDS encoding branched-chain amino acid ABC transporter permease; translated protein: MLEQQLVNGLTLGVIYALIAVGYTMVYGVIELINFAHGEIYMLGAFFCVSFITVVGLPLWVAIPCAMICCALLGIAIDIFAYRPIRKAHRLAALITAIGMSIFLQNLAMVIWGSRPRAFPQEAVPAFFSEQAFAFSDVTITWLHLFIFGITFSMMIGLFLIISKTRVGTAMRALAQNRTCCQLMGINVNRVISFTFVLGSAMGAMAGILVALFYNTLYPTMGYVAGVKAFAAAVLGGIGSVPGAMFGGIVLGIAEALGAGYVSSLYRDGVAYAVLIAVIIFRPSGILGKALVDKA
- a CDS encoding branched-chain amino acid ABC transporter permease, which gives rise to MKLKIALPILAAACLFPFLPFASEYALHVLTLVMVYMILAMGLNIVPGFCGLLDLGFVGFYGIGAYTAGLLTIHYGLSFWVIVPLAALNGALWGVLLGAPTLRLTGDYFAIVTFGFSELVVLFLTNEIWLTRGPLGLPGIDPVTIDLSFISKALNPAWDWYYMFDGETPYYFLAMLLVLAVYAILRRLEDSRLGRAWYAIREDPLAASSCGVNILNYKVIAFAISAGIGAVGGCFFARWTLFLSPDMFKFWESFLVLCMVVLGGLGNINGALIGATILVALGEVLRVVLPELGLPVETRFLFYGLIMILIMRFKPSGFLPRIAATGMDNPVIKDLKKRLDRERATA